TAGCAGGAGTAGGATGTCTTTGGCGGCACTCTCCCTCGTAGGGTACGGTGAAAACTCGCCACTCGGATCAGGGCCATGATATTGGTACGAGTGTAGATTGAGCGCCATAGCCGTGTAAGAAGAGAGATGCTTGTAACCTGCCTCTTCCAACAGTTGCGACAATGGTTTAAGACTTGCAGTTGGTACCCTCGCTACTCCTTTCTCGGCAATCCATCTTCTCTCCTTATCGGTCCTAAGCATCTTCTCTATCCTGTCCTTCTCGAGCGCTAGTAACGCTCCAATCAAAGCCTTCCATGCCTGGAAAGCCTTGCCAGCAGCATTACGAGTATACCCTTTCTCTAGAAACTCTAGAGCAAGTAGAGACTCTAACAACGCCTCTAACACTCGAGCACTCGCGTAGCCTACGGGGTCTCTTCTTGGTGCTGGGAGTGGCCTCTCCAGGAGCTCTGCGATCCGCTCACTACCGACCAACGGCAACCCCGTTATACTTAGTACCGTCAAACCGTGTGTATTACAGCTGCCGTTGCATCAACATAACCAATCACTAAGACAAAGAAACAGTATTCATGCCATAGTTCCAGCTGTATTCTCGTCTAGAGTTAATCTCGTTGAATTCGAAAACATGTAGGTTGTGCATTAGAGCTTATCAATGCTGTCGGGGGAAAGCTCTGGACTTGTAGCCTTGCAGATAGGCTAGACGCGCGGGGTTACGACCACGTTGCTCACTCTTACCCATGGGGAGCGGAAGCCTGGTAGGTCCTCGTGCCAGGAGCCTATGGCTACCAGGTTCTTCGCTAGTTGTGCGAATATGTTGCCTGCCAGCATTACTCCTGGCGCGAGGTAGTACTCGCCGTCTTTGACTATCCAGCCTGGCGCTGCTAGCACAGAGTACTCGCCCGTCACGGGGTTGGACGAGTGGGCGCCTTGCAGCCCCTGTACTAGTAGCACTTCTCCTTCTAGCAGCTCGTCTATGCTGGCGTCGCCACGCTCTATTACGACGTTGGTGGTGCCCACGCGTGGCGGGGAGAGGTACTCGTTGCGAGTAGCGTTACCTGTGCTCTCGAGACCCGCTCTCGCCGCCCAGTAGTGATCGAAGAGCGGCATCCTAAACACACCCTTCTCTATCACGACGGTCTTCTGCATCGCTATACCCTCACCGTCGAACCTCCATGTGTTGTACCCCTGCCTCAACGTGCCGTCATCGATGAGCGTGAGTTTCTCGTCGAACACTTGCTCTCCTAGCTTGTCGGCGAATGGGCTTGTGCCCCGCACCACCCTGTCGCCGGATACGGCGGGGAGCAGCGTGTACTCCAGCAGCTCTGCGAAAGCCAGGGGCTCAAAGACGACATCCATCCTCTTTGGCGAGTCTAGCTTAGCTATACGGAAGCTCCTCGTTGCCTTCTCGACGGCTGTCCTGGCTACGTGCCTCGGGGAGGGTATCGAGACCCTCGAGTGTACATTGTGGAACACTAGGGGTGTCGTGATGCCATCCCTCTCGGCGGCAACAAGTATCCACATGTCCACGTGAGTGCCTATGTCAACGAGGAGCATACCGTTAGTCGATGCTATGGCACGGCGAGTCACCCTCACAGTGACCATTGCACGGTTTACTGTCACCCCTTTGACGCTTGTAGCCTCCTCTATCATCTCGGATAGAGCCTCTACAGCCCTCTCCGGCCTCATCCTCGCGATACTCACGTCATAGACGGCCTCGGGGGTCGGATAGTAGCTGCTAGGCTCGGGGAGCCCCTTCCACTCCGGATCCTCTGGGGCGCTCTTGGCGGCTTTCACCGCCCTCCTAGCAGCCTCGGTTATCTCACGCAACTCTAGGCTACTCGCATAGCTGAACCCGATCCTCTTCCCGACGGCTACACGTACACCAACGCCAGCCTCGCTTATCGCGCGGGTGCCGACGATCAGGTTGTTGTTAGCGTAGGCCTGGTGGCCCTTAACCTGCACCACGTAAGCCTCGGCTTCAGTAGCACCAGCCTCTACAGCCCTCCTCACCGCAAGAACAGCGGCGTCTTCTATGCTAAGCTGGCTGGACATGACTAGCCTCCTTGTACGGATAGAGCCCTAAGAGGTTAAGTGTGGAGCGTTACACGGCTTCAAGCGCATATCTCGACAGCCACACCGTCAGCATTGTGAAGCCTAGGGCCGATACAGCCATGCCAATCACGCTGCTGGTCGATACTGTAACGCCTCTGGCCGCGTCCAGCACTAGTGGCGTTACACCCTGGAGGAAGGGCAGTACCAGCACAACTATCGTGACCGGCAGGAGGAACGCCCTAGCCTCGCTGTACACGAGTATAGATGATGCTAGGCTGCTTGCGGAGGCCGTGTAGAGGCTAACCGCTAGTGTCAACTGGAGTGTCTCGAGGCGGAGGAGGCTATAGTCCTGCGAGAAGAACGCGTAGAGCAGGCTGTACGCTATGCTCGTACCGGCTAGCAGCATGAAACTGTAAAGCAGCTTGGCGGTGTAGAGCTCCTCGGGCAGCGCTGGGCTTACGCGGAGACCATCCAACGTGCCCCTCTCGGCCTCCCGTATGAAACTGGATAGCGCCGTATAGACGGCCAGGAAGAGCATGACAGCGAGGAGACCGACTACACTAGCCTGTGCCGTGCCACCCTCCCGCACCACGTAGGATGTAAGGACGCTAGCGGCAGCAACGAATATGAGCATCGAGCCAGCCTCGCTAAGCCTCCTAGCGTCGAGCACGAGATCCTTCCAGATGAGTGCCGCTATCCTCCCTAGTCTCAAGCCGCCATCCCCTCCACTAGCCTACCATTAACTATCCTCGCGACGCGGAAGCCGCCAAGCAGCTTAACTGCGTTTACAGCTGGCGACGTGGCTATGACAGCCACGCCCTCTCTCCTCAGCCGCTCGAGTATACCCGCTAGGCTAGCCTGCGCGTCATCATCTAGCCCCGTGAACGGCTCGTCTATAAGGAGGAGACGCGGGCTATGAATCAAGGCTCTCGCTATGTCGGCTCTCCTCCTCCACCCGAAGCTCAACTCCTCAACCCTACGGTCGAGGAACTTGCGCAACCCAAGCTCTTGGATGACCGGGTCCTCCTCGGGCCGGTACCCTCGGACGCCATACAGTTTCGCATAGTACTCTAGGTTCTCGCGCACCGTCAACTCGCCATAGAGGAGGCTATGGTGCATCACAACACCCATCAGTCTCTTCACGCGAGGGTCTCTGGGTGAACCGCCTAGCACGCTAACCTCGCCTCGAGTGGGCCTAACCAGCCCAGCTATGATGCGCAGTAGTGTGGTCTTCCCCGAGCCGTTAGCCCCCAGCACTAGAAGCCCCTCGCCACGTGAGAGCGTGAGCGTCACGCCCCGAAGGACCCATGAGGTGCGGAGCCTCTTCCAGACTTCACGCACGTTAACGGCAAGATCCTCTGTCAAGCACTACCTCCGGCTACAAGACTATACCACGGAGGAGAAAAACCTCGGGTTTAGCTTGTGGTCGCAGCGCCTTGACCATAGGCCTCGTGGCAGCCCTTGAGGATCTGCGTGACAATAACTACAGGCCCCTCGTAGTAAATGTGGCCCGTCATGGGATCGTATATGACCGCGTGTAGCGTGGGCTGATAGTAGCCCTCTACCACGACCTCCTCGCTGAACACCGCGTGCGCACCGTACCTCGACTCGAAGGTGCTCGCACTGTATACCGCCACTACCGGGCTACCCTGGCACCCGTCGTCGTAGAGCACGAACACTGCGTATCTATCGTCCGTGTCGAGCCTACCGAAGCTACCTTGCACTCTCTCGACGACGGTGTAGGTCGGCGAGAAGCTGGAGGTTCCCAGGAACACGGCATCGCCTATCTTCACAGCGACTCTTGCCGTCTGAAGCTGTGCCACCTTGCCACTGACAACCACCTTCTCTGGCTTGTCCAGCTCGGCTAGACTGCAGACGCTTCGATACCCGGATGACGTGACGGCAGCTATGCCTATACCTAGCATGACGAGGAAGAGGCCAAGCGCGAGGACCAGCGCCCTCATCCTCGTCTTACTGTTGCTTGTACCGGGCATCCCGATACCCCACCCTTAAACCCCGTTAATGCTAGGCTATAATGTGTTCACTCTGGCGCCTCGTTCCTCCTAGCAAGACGCAACGCTATCTCATACCCTGCCAGCACCATCACCCCGTTTAGGGCCACGCTTAGCATGACGCTCCAATGATTCACGATAACGATCCTATTCTCCTCTTCCAGCTTCTTAAGGTCGATTATGTGCAGGACTATTGTTGGCCTCTTCACGCCCTCTATGGTTGTGACTGCCGGCTTTATCGGAGAGTCTATCGGCGGGTTGAAGTTGAACACAAGGTCGCTCGCCGAGGCACCAGCATTAGTGATGTTTAGCGTTTCGGCACCGCCAGCCCCGAGGGGCCTCACGCGTAGAGATGTTATCATGCCGTCCGGTGTCACGTTAGCGTCTATGACGCGGCCCAACTGGCTTGTGAAGTACGGGGCTGAGAGTAGGAGGGCAGCCGAGATAGAGTAGAGTGCGAATAGGGCTAGTGCCACCCGTGCCACCTTGGCTTCCTTCTCGGGTAGCTTCTTGCTGGACGCCAGGATTCCAAGCACAACGCCTATCGCCACCACGACAAGCACCTTCCCGACGAAGAGGGGTAGTACCTGCGGCTCTCGGAGGAACTGCCTCGCGGTCTCGAACGACGGGTGTAGACTTGCCTTGGCGAAGGCTGGCGCCATGAAGACCAGCGGCACCATGGCATAAGCCGCCACTGCATACACGTTGCTGAGCGTCTTTGCACGGTCGGGGTCCGGGATACTACCCCGTATCACGAAGTAGACGAGGTAGGCGAGGAAGAGTAGGAGTACTGATGTCTCGCGCGGATCCCAGTTCCAGGCCGCGCCCCACGACTCGCTGGCCCACGCGCTGCCCGTTACTAGCGTAGCCGCAGCATAAACCAGGCCTATGGCGGCGAAACCCCTCACTATCCTATCGAGCGACTCCCTCCCGGTAACCAGGTAGCCTATCGCCGCTGCAGTAGCCACGGTGAAGAGTATGAGACTCGCCCATGCCATGGGTATGTGGAGGTAGAGGTTACGATAGGCTGTGGGTGACCCCATGGGC
The Pyrolobus fumarii 1A DNA segment above includes these coding regions:
- a CDS encoding PaREP1 family protein, yielding MVGSERIAELLERPLPAPRRDPVGYASARVLEALLESLLALEFLEKGYTRNAAGKAFQAWKALIGALLALEKDRIEKMLRTDKERRWIAEKGVARVPTASLKPLSQLLEEAGYKHLSSYTAMALNLHSYQYHGPDPSGEFSPYPTRESAAKDILLLLVALVELVEGRVKPRLEKEKAWTPEHQQALQTLRQRL
- a CDS encoding TldD/PmbA family protein, encoding MSSQLSIEDAAVLAVRRAVEAGATEAEAYVVQVKGHQAYANNNLIVGTRAISEAGVGVRVAVGKRIGFSYASSLELREITEAARRAVKAAKSAPEDPEWKGLPEPSSYYPTPEAVYDVSIARMRPERAVEALSEMIEEATSVKGVTVNRAMVTVRVTRRAIASTNGMLLVDIGTHVDMWILVAAERDGITTPLVFHNVHSRVSIPSPRHVARTAVEKATRSFRIAKLDSPKRMDVVFEPLAFAELLEYTLLPAVSGDRVVRGTSPFADKLGEQVFDEKLTLIDDGTLRQGYNTWRFDGEGIAMQKTVVIEKGVFRMPLFDHYWAARAGLESTGNATRNEYLSPPRVGTTNVVIERGDASIDELLEGEVLLVQGLQGAHSSNPVTGEYSVLAAPGWIVKDGEYYLAPGVMLAGNIFAQLAKNLVAIGSWHEDLPGFRSPWVRVSNVVVTPRV
- a CDS encoding ABC-2 type transporter, producing the protein MRLGRIAALIWKDLVLDARRLSEAGSMLIFVAAASVLTSYVVREGGTAQASVVGLLAVMLFLAVYTALSSFIREAERGTLDGLRVSPALPEELYTAKLLYSFMLLAGTSIAYSLLYAFFSQDYSLLRLETLQLTLAVSLYTASASSLASSILVYSEARAFLLPVTIVVLVLPFLQGVTPLVLDAARGVTVSTSSVIGMAVSALGFTMLTVWLSRYALEAV
- a CDS encoding ABC transporter ATP-binding protein, which gives rise to MTEDLAVNVREVWKRLRTSWVLRGVTLTLSRGEGLLVLGANGSGKTTLLRIIAGLVRPTRGEVSVLGGSPRDPRVKRLMGVVMHHSLLYGELTVRENLEYYAKLYGVRGYRPEEDPVIQELGLRKFLDRRVEELSFGWRRRADIARALIHSPRLLLIDEPFTGLDDDAQASLAGILERLRREGVAVIATSPAVNAVKLLGGFRVARIVNGRLVEGMAA
- a CDS encoding cytochrome c biogenesis protein, with translation MRSARVLLYLLVALVAIDAVLSWYAAAESAFPATAPMGSPTAYRNLYLHIPMAWASLILFTVATAAAIGYLVTGRESLDRIVRGFAAIGLVYAAATLVTGSAWASESWGAAWNWDPRETSVLLLFLAYLVYFVIRGSIPDPDRAKTLSNVYAVAAYAMVPLVFMAPAFAKASLHPSFETARQFLREPQVLPLFVGKVLVVVAIGVVLGILASSKKLPEKEAKVARVALALFALYSISAALLLSAPYFTSQLGRVIDANVTPDGMITSLRVRPLGAGGAETLNITNAGASASDLVFNFNPPIDSPIKPAVTTIEGVKRPTIVLHIIDLKKLEEENRIVIVNHWSVMLSVALNGVMVLAGYEIALRLARRNEAPE